The window TTGATTAAGCTGTCATTGCCCTTTTTTTTGGTTGGGAGACCAGGAAATCGATGTACTAGATTTCTGGAATTATGTTGAGCATTGTAAAGTCTGCATGCAAAACATGTTGTGATGCTGGAAGATAAAGCCATGCGCTATTGACTGGTTCTAAAAAGTAAAGAACAATTAAGATCAAATGTGAAGAAGCGGGGTTAGTCAGAGGAAATTATTGTCTTCAAATTGTTTGTTGATAGTCCTCTGTAACATTTAAAGATACAACTGATACATAAAACAATCCCCACCTGACaaagaaaatcttttattttgaaaaaaaaaaaatgctaaccattttattcataaaattaagaatagAATTGAGGAGAATTTAGAAGTTTATCTTCTTTATGGGTTTGCATAGAAATGGTTTATCCCTTTTTTCATTTGCAGTCTTTTGACTAATAAAATgccataattttctttacattcaGCAAGGTTTTATAGTTTTTCTGGAGGTTGTTCTTGTTTATCCAAGTAATTATATGTTTATGCAAATATGGTGGAAAAGCAAAATGTTTGAGGCGATTTTCCAGATTCTCAAGGTTGGGAAGTCTCTCGAATTAATAATGGCTAGCTATCAGCTTCTGAATGAGTTGGATAAGGTATTTAATTCATCTCATATTGCCTCAATTTATGTGTATTGAGATACTTCAAGGTTGTAACAGCTTCTCTTATTGGCTGAATTTCTGTTTAAACATAGTGTTTCCCTCGGGCGTATTTATCCAATGTAGATAAATCCAATTCATCCTGTACTGCCCTGCTTGAACCAGTTGTGGTGAAAGAGGTATTCCTGCTTTTTGTGTCTTGTCTGCCCTACTCATCTGAGCTAGgaaatatattgttatttgCAAATTCCATGTTTCATATTATGATGGTTACTACTTTGTCCATATTGCATGTTAGGCATGGTCACCATTTAGTCTTGGCTCAGATGCTACTTGTGGTGAGAGGCAGACGGCTAATAAAAACTctggtggaccacttgactcCTCTGTGAGTTGTATTTACTATGCTTGGTTCCCTACTACTGTTTCATTTGCTCTGTAGTACtaggatttttttatatacacaataaTGCCAATCATTAAGCCACTATTAAAGTAAATGTTAAACACAACTTAAGTTGTACTTTACTGTGAATATGTGCTTTGTTATGCTTAAATTTCATTGCTGGATGATGCTGATcatattctttgattttttttactgtaAATAGGATTTTAAATATTGTGATTTCAGCCTTCATTGAACTGTCTGCTAATTTCAGGGTTTTCATCTTCTGATTCAAAACATTGTCAAAGTGACTGATGAAATGAATTCTCAAGCATTAAATATAAAGGTCAGTACACATcttttatatcatataaaaaaaggaaaaaaaaaaacgtgtgGATTTATGGAAACATAATTTGTCTCGAGTTAATAACGCATAATTGCGTaggtaaatatttttaattgaaagtaCATGAGGCTTAGGGTGCTTTCCTATTTGTTTAATCTTGTCAtggaatatttttctatttaaaacacTTGATTTATAAAGCACTACTAGAAACTCACTTGCAGAAAGTTTTCATGCCGAATAAGTAGACGATGTAATTGCTTGGGCCAATACAGGTCTGAAAGTTTCAGTTCTTAAGTCTGATGAGCATGTATAAAAATCCTTCATATACCAAATAAGTAGATAATGTGGTTGCTTGGGCTGATGCAGTCAGAATGTTTCAATTCTTAATCTGATGGGCATATATAAGAATATTGGTATCTGTGCATGGACATTAATATGATGATTCCATGTATAAATACAAGGGTTTCTATACATTGACATGAATATTAAGCATTGTCTATTTATTAAGTCGATGCTCCATGTCTGAATTCTAAATGGCTTCAAGGAATGAAGATGAGCTCGATCCGCTGCTGTGCCATTTTTAGTTTATCGAGCTGCTTGGAGTGCAAAGGCATTACTATTGATTAGAACTACAGTTAGCGATACAGATGTGGCCTATCTCTAATTTACTATGCTTTCTCAATCTAAATTGCTTATCAGGATCACAATCAACAATTATTTAGTCCTGACCTAATTGGCATTTATAATTTTCCTAAATTCATAAACCTGCAGTTAGAGTTGAGAAGCGAGATACAAGATAACCAGCTTGATAGAGTAGAACAGCTGAAATGGGAATATTGGTAAGAAAAGGATGCCATTAGTTGCTGCCTGCTAGCAAAGCATGATTCACTGAACAACCTAGAGTCCTTAGTTTCAACCTCAGGTGGATGATATGTTTGAACTGTTGTTGAATCAAGATCAGGAGAGAGAAAATTTGTATTGGTTGTAGTGCGGATTTTGAGAAGGATTCTCTTTGCTCTTTCTTGGGCTTCTTACCCAGAAAAATAAGTCAATCATTATTGCGCAAATAAGTGGCTATCTTCAAAAGAAGAACAAGAATTAAAAAATCACCTCCTTATGCTGGTTATTGGCAGAAAATCCAATGCAGTATCTGAAGAACTGCAAGATGAGGAATTGTTGGTACCAGAAGCAATGTACTGCAtgattattattactattttttcaCCTTTCTTTGGTGGGTCTGGTGAAAAATAAATCTGCTCGAGTATTCTGAAAAACTGGTCTTGATATTATTTTCATGTCTTCGAAAGGGGAAGTAGTTTGATTCTTGTTTAAGTTGGTATTTGATTTCCTGAACTTCGTGGCTGGGCATTGAGTAGTGTTGCTTTGTCTATTGACAAAAGAAAGGCTCCCTTATAGGTAAAAGCTACTATTGATCATAAAAATTGCTTAAGGTGCAACCTTCCCTTTTCCTGCACAATATTTTTGGGCCCTAAAGTGCCTTCCAAGGTTGAATGTTTTGATTGGGAGGCAGTgtggaataaaattttaacaacaaaCTAGCTTTAGAAGGGTGGATTTTAGTTAATCGGTATTGAGTCAAAAGGAGGATATGGTggctcatatttttttaattcattgtgACTGGATTTCTTGCTTGTGGTCTTTGACATTCTCTTATTTCAAGCATCTTGGGTTCTCCTTGGGGTTACTATGGTTGTTTTACTCAAATGACACTTCCCGAAAACCACAGAGCAGTTTGGAAATGGCCCcattatgtttgttttggatTGTTTGGAAAGAGAGGAACAAATGAATCATTGTTGTGGGTTGCTTGCTTACAGATCAAAGGGAGCATCAAGTCATGGTCTACATGTTGTAGGtttcaagttttatttatttataaacatGTTGGCTCTTTCCTGTCTCTCTCTAATTCAAATGCTTTCAACCTATTTATTGAGCAGTTCCCATATTGACATGGTCAGTTTGATAGCATTCCTTATTGACATTTAGTCACCATTTGTTTCTTTCTCAGATTTATGTTCTAGTAATTTTGTGTAGttgtttatgttttatattaacATTGTAAGGTTGCAAGCATCTGATGCTGTGGTTATAATTAATTGGTTGATATCTGGTAGGACTTTGTCACAAATGCTAGAGCTTTTATGTCATCTTGCTTTGTTAGTAAGCACAGTTTTGATACCTGATTTGTCATTGTACGATCTTATTTGCAGTCTCTGGGCAACATGTTCCTGTTTCAATATCTAGTCAATGTTCTTGAAGGAGATTTTTTACCTCGTAACAGCATGTATAAGGGTAAGCTAATTCTGATGTAATATTTTATGGCCTTTGGCTTTTGGTGTTAGTATGTTGGTTAAGATCTTGTGTTTAAGCAGCAATTCATTGTTGTATTTCAGAAACTATGAACTGGACCCTTCTAAGGGAGTCCCTGATCAACATGCTTCTGGTATACCCTTCATCTTTGGAGccttcaatatttttatcaattttatttattcaacgATTTATATGTATTTACACCatgattcttttattttctttcattttacttgAAACTGAAGTTTTTGTTGTCCAAGGCCCCAGGAGGCCTTGTTTTGTTTACTTTATGGGAAATATAAGGTTGTTATTGAGACTAGGTTTATTTGTGTAGGGTTCAAGGAAAATAAGCTACAAAGGTTTCATCAAGGATTGCTTGTCCTTAATTTCTAGACTCTGTCATGTTTATGCTGGATTCAGTCATGATCCTAGTTGTGAAGAAAATTCTGCTGGAAAACAACATGAAAAGTGTGATACTGCTGTTGCAATTGCTTTTCTTGAAGTGAAAAACTGTACTTGTATTTCTGTACAGAAACTTCTGGTACTGGTAAGGTTTGTAAGTGATGCTCTATTTTGAGGATTTCTTTTGGGATCAGTTTACCATAAACTCTTCCCTTCTAGATTATGGAGCTTGATATGTCAAAGAAGAAAGCGGATATGCAAGGTCATACTACCAGAGCTGACGGTGTGAGGTATTTTCTGGTTTTTATGGTATGATGCCTTTACTTGCTTACATATTGTTTATCCATTAAAGATATTGAAATTTCTGGAATGTGGTGCAGAACTCCACTGGTCGAGATAATTATAGATGAACTTACTTACAATGAAGATATTCTCTCCCCATTTCTACAGGTAGTCTTTCAAATATTTACTTCTTAATTCTTGAGCTGATACCTGAACAAGCCTTTGGTTAATTATGGCTCCTCCTTGCATAGAACATGCTTTTAATCATATTATTAACAGAAGTCATGCCTTAGTTTGTATAATTTATTCTTGGTGGTGCATTTTAGGAGATTTTGGAGTTTGAATAGCAATTTTATAGTCATTTCCCACATTCTTATTGAATGATAGCAtccatttttagtttttaaagaatGATGAAGTTCTTTCTATATTTAATTTGGAAAGTTTATTTACTCAAGTATGTCAAGATTTCTCATACTGGCTTTGAGGGTGGTTTGCAGGTCTTTAATGAACCAAAATGGAAGCTGGAAATAGCTTTGcagtatttttggaaatacaTCAGTAAGGTAAGTGAGCTATTTAATATCTGTAGTGGATTTATTCAATATGAAATATGTCAACAGGAGTCCTTTCATTATATATCCAAGACATTTTGTTCGTGGTGCTTGCCCTTCATTTTTTCTGAAAACAAAATGTTCATTACTCAAGAAAACTGGGGTTTTGTTTTTAGtgacatttaaataaaaattttgaggaatATAAACTTTCTTGGTGATCACTAtataagaaattcaattttgagtagttcatgttttttttaaattttacccGAGACAAAAATAACAAGATCTAAAAGTAGCACAAACACATCTAAAGGGGAGTCATTTCTGTGTGAGAAATCATACTGGAATCTGGATATGTCATTCCTTTAACATGCTTTCAGTGGCACAGAAGATTTATAGAGGAGTCATGTCCATAGACTCCATAGTGAATACAGGCACTTCTCCAACATACTTTGAATGAGTACTGACACATCTTGGCTGTAGGGTCACTGTATCCCTCCTCACCAAGAATGTAATTTATTATTGTCTTCTGCAACAAGATCAAGCTAAAGAAGGATATTTTTAAGGATAACCAACTAATAATTATGAAGAGAACTCCAAGCTTGTGATCAAATAGAAGGTTTACAATCCCTGCCAATGATTGTCCTCTCAGGAATTTGGCATCAATTTGTGGATGGATGACCTGAGGATGAGAACCAGTAGTAAAAACAGTTTCAAACTTTGTCATATCACTCTCAAGTATTTGGGCAAGGTTCACAGGTTCTGTTTTTGTTATAGTTATGTGGTCCCACTAATACTTATCTAATGCTTCAAGGACAAACACGATGAGGACGCACCTTTTATCCAGTAGAAAATCACCTTGTATCTGAACCCAAACTGGTAGCTTGTGGCCCAGGCCCAAATTTGTCTTCCATGATCCAAAGGGTTGCTGGGTCGTATATGCATTATACAAAATAACACACACAAGCATGCACAATGAGATAGAACAATATTacacattttaaatttaaagcaaTAGGTATCACCATTATGTATCTTATCTTAAACGTATTATATACGCATAGTTGTtaaaacctttagaacacaCAATGTGCCATGATCCAACATCAATACATTTTCGTCTTTTATGTAAAATGATACATATCATTGGTAATGTACTGTAACTGAAGTGAATTTTAAGATATGATGCATGATATGATACGTGTTGTGACAGTACGAGCACCTTTGactattttcaatggttttaGGAGGAATCAGATTTGAAAACCCAATATGTGATACATGATACATTTAGCCTTTGGATTTAACAGTTATTAATCCAAAGCTGCTCAAATGAGTCTAGATATGAAGTGGTAAAGTCATGCTTCCCCCTCTTAATAGCAATTTTATGTATTTGATTACATTATGTATTGCAGCCTTCTGTTCGCACTCGGAGATCAAATGGTCCTACAGAAGATGCAACATTTGGTGGACTTTTGAAGTACTTTTCAAACAACACCAACACAAAAAACGTTATCAGGAAAATTGGTACAGAGGTAGCTCAGTTGCTTTTAGCGCATGCTTTTCAGGTGATTGTTCTTGTTGTACTGATGCATTCAATCAGATAGCTTCAAATTAACAGAAATCTACTCATAAACAGTAAGATCtgtttttattatcttttgaaTTCCAGAAATGTGCCcctaaaaaccaaattttgtaGTTACctataaagaaaatcaaatttagtAGCCATCTCAACTTCAAGTCCCAAGTTTTGTGGCCATCTCATAAAACatgtttattttgataaatcattattttgaattttctatggGTGACTTTGGAGTTGATGAATATATGTGAAATAgggaaatgattttatttttccatcaaAGTGTCctggaaaaaatgaaaaaaaatggaacaaaaaCTAACATTTCATGGTATTTTACTAGtgtattaattttcttatattttgtaaTGCTCTTTCAGGCTTATTTGTCACTATCATCTGAACAACAATCTGTTAAAGGCATCTCTAATTCCAAGGAAGATGCAAGTATCAGCTCTTTGGAAATATGCAAAAATATGATTTCTGCTTTTAATAGTTTTAGAGGAAAAGATGGGTAAGGCTCATTGTTCTATCTCAATTTGActtgattgattttcttttcaattttttttccttatcttttAATATCTTGTTTTCTGAGACACTTCAGATGTATTAGACTATAGGCATATAAAactttgatggatttttgcCCTTGCTTCAGTGTTTTAAAAGTTGAAACATTCTATGAAATGCCCTTTTCCCAAATGACCAAAAGCCAACTCTTACATTTTGAACCCTTTGCTTTACTAAACTATTTATTCTGGTCAGAGACTGATTGTAGTGGCAGTAATGAATAATCTTTTGAATTAGATGATTGATTCCATAATGAACGGTTAGAAACAAGGGAGTtttctccatttatttatttttttctagtgTGCATTGtcataattgaaattttatgtATCATGGTGCAGGCATGTGGAGATTTTGCCATTAGGAAAAGAAGCTCTATTTACAGCGGCAACCATCCTCTCAACAAAATGAGTTCAGAAACGGTTACCAGTTCAGTTCATTGACTTAATCTGAACTAAGTAGATGGTATGCATTCTACCCAATGCAGTTGGATAGAATTATCTTCTCTACTCATTTAACAATAAGCCACCACTATAATCTGAAGgcaaatagaaaaaacaatgcGCACAACTGACATATCAGGGATCCTCGCTCCATCCAACCTCAGATGTCCTCATCCGTAGGAAGATGCATGCCttgtaagaaattttttataacttacaGACTGgaatgaaaacataattttttccCTGGGATGTATGTCCCAAATTTTGACTTGGAGATTGTACATGAACAATTATCATTTAGATGGGAACACAATAGACAGGTTTGGTAGAAAAATACTATTTATGCCAGcaattttaaaaagcatttgACCATGGTAGTCATTATATTCTTTTTTGATTGCTGATCAAAAAATTGTGTCCTTTATAATGTGATGCCTCTCTCCtctctagagaaaaaaaaaaagcacttgTATTAAATTTTTGCTTTATGCATCCTTCACCTTGGAACCAAAATGTACCTATGTCAGGAGAATCGAATAGACAATTGACCTTTTAGGAATCCCCACATTCCAACCATAGTTGCTTGCATGCACATGCGTATATGCAAAGGTTAAAGATATGCTACAACTAAACTAAAGTGGCCACTTGATTACTTAAGGATGTGGTAATAAAATGCCAAGTCCTAAATTGACATATTCGACTGTGAAGTTGTTATCTAATGGTTAAGGCCACTTTAGAGACAGCATTTAGAGCAATTTAGTTGACCATTTTTAGATTATGATGAATCAGTCAATCCAAGCAACTGCAACAACTCTTTAAGGTCAGCAACATCAGTCCTGCCCTATTGCTTCTTCCTTGCTGAAAGCCCTACCTGTTATAAAACTTTAGATTTATTTTACTTGTAAGAAATTCTCTTAACATTTTCCTTTTGGTCTCGCTATACTACTTTACTCATACTTTTTACCAGAAACTCTCTCTCATAAATATGCCTTTTTCCTGTTTGATTTACATTCTTCTCTTTCAAAGCATAGGCTAGGCATTGTTGTTATTTTctgtaatttttctttctttagccCACTGGAATGCAAGATAGTACTATTGAGCTGGCTTGCTAGTATTTGACCGCCATCATCTTCATGAATTTTACCAACTTTACACACTTGCAAGCTTAGGTGCCAAATTGCTCACTTTAAGTTGTCTCCCAGCAATCACTGATCTTTGCACTCTGCTTTTTGTTTGGCAGGTTAAGATGCAACTATCAACCTCATGATCACATACTAAAGTGTTACAGAATTGAGCCAAAGGTTTTATCTTCATTGTATAATTTCTTTTGCGCTGCGATAATTTTGTAATGCGTAGTTATATGAAAGTAATTGATGATTTTGGAGAGATGTGGCAATATATGGAACAATGGGGGTCTTTAGAAATTTACATGGCTTTTTTTAGCACAGCACTAGCCATGGAAAGGAgctttacaaaataaaattaatatgaaaaaacacaaaaagtaaaaataaaaattagatttaaactttaaagtctaaattatttttgtatgttaTCTCACATAATCGAAATACATATAAACTTccaattgattttatttttcttttattttattttttgctttttttttttggaaaaataaaaaatattaaaaaaccatttttcttcatatttttattcttttttttagtacttttttttaaccaaacatagcctataaGAATGTCCAATTGGTCTCTACTTGATACAGCTTCTTCCTTCAATTATAACTAGTCTGCTTTTAAGGTATTGCTCCTCTCTTTCCAGTTGAACTGGTTATTCATGTGTAAGGCTACCTAAGTATTAAGAGCTATGAAAATGGAAAAGCCATAAAAAGAGAATTGGTAAGTTGGGAGAACAAGCCAGTCAGGGTTCATCATCATCAGAAACTCAGTTTTTTAAAGCAAAATCAGGTTTCATTCAATCCAAAACTGGATTTTCATCATGTCCCATGTTCATAGGGGAAGAAAATCTATATGGTAATGAAATTGAAGATTATATATTCTCAACATCTTGGTTCAGACGGATTACTGCAAATGCACGGAACAGTTGTCCCAGGTACCAAATTGAAGGTTTTTCccagtaaattattttttggcaAACGGTTCAAACTAATAAATGTTGTGGCTTCAGAGAGATCGAAAGTTCACATTAGAAGTCACCATGACTTCAGCTTGGCAAAATCAAATTTCTTGTCTTTGTAGAAGCAAGAACCCAGGCTTTTCCCCAAAGTGATGGAAGGTGggaaattttagtttctttggTAATAGGCAGAATGTAGCAGCCCTGTTTACTTGGTCACAATATTTTCAATGCTTGCCAAAATTATACCAGTACACAGCCCCACCAAAGAGCATGTGTACAGTTCCCTTTAATTCCGTTTTTCATCACACAGATGGAGCCTTAGCCTAGCTATCTAGACAAATGAAATAGGACTCAGATCAAAATAGGAGAACCATTTTCGCAGGTTTAGGAAGGCAACCTCATATACTGATTAAATCCAAATGATAGTAGAAATTGCCCAAATGATTTCAACATAAGAAAAAGAAGCTTCATCTTAAATTAGAAAATCATCTTGATATCTGGACTGGCTACATAGATCCTGTGGTTCATATAAGGTGTACAGACCATGAGATGAACCTCAAACAATTTAGTCTAACAAACACATTCATGGTTCTTCCATTCCATCTTTGGCATTCCTGAAATGGTGCAATGTTTATTTTAGTCAGTTATGGAAACCATTAAAATCCAAGGTTTGAACACTTGCCATGGGCATAACAGAATATCATGCAGAGGCTGACTTAATTGCAGCTGATATGTACTCACTTGGATGGTTGCGATGAGTCAAGCTGCATTGTGACTGGACCATCATTAACCAAATTGACCTTTCCAACATTGTAAAGTGGAAGTCAGAGTGGTGTTCCCAAAAGGAAAAGTGGTAAAGAAAACCCAGGGTGTGGTAACCTTACCTTCATCATTGCTCCGAATACGccatctgaaaaaaaaaatgacaagaaaagaggaagaaaattcAATACATGAAACATAATATCTGATTTTAAGCATGTATGAGTAATAACAAAGTAGAAAATGTATGAAGCCATTCACATAAACGGTGTCTTGATGTACATGGACGCTCCTAGTCATGTCTATCTGTCTTGATATTTCAGATTAAAACACACCATGGGTTCTAGTAAATCCCCTGACTGccttttccttaattttcacATAATTATTACTGATAAGCTGCATTACAGCATAGACTGTTTTAAGTTCATAAAATGGATTTGTATGTGAAATAATGTTCACCTTTCCTTTTAACAAAATAACCTTAATAAGCTCACTATCTCTTAGCTATATGATGCTCATCCAAATTACGCTAATGCTGATCTCTCATGTCTCATCTTATGCATCACTTCAGCATACACATATTTTCCAGCAAAAATAATAcactaaattttatttcaatggAAACATCCAGGAGCCCAAGTTCTCTAGTAACTTTGTCAATTGTGTTTGGCAGGATGCATCCCTGGTCTGCATCTTGTAAGGAGACttgatcattatttttttccGAAGGAAGCTCATTATTCAAACAACCCTAGCAACATTGCGAAGTGGCAATTCACTGGCCCCAGAGGATTCAGTCCTTGAGTCCCACTAACAGCTTTGAGGGTAGGGCAGAAGCCTCGCACATGGTCTGATCTAGGCATTATATTAAATCCCAACTCATGCTCTGGTCAGCATGATAATGATTTAAGCAAGGTTTCTAATAGCTAATAATTCAAGTCATTAAACATAGCATTAATAGTTCTCTCTTGGCTTTCTTCAGGTACCCAAATCTTCAAGGAATTAATCATATCGTTAAGACATTTATTTAAGCAGCGAAGAAATAATATGCCTGATCTTTAATAGTATTCTTCTTCAAAAGCAACCATagccaagaaaagaaagaatggaAAAACAGACATATACACAAACAAGATAAACAagacaaaacaaaaacagaaaattaaagaaagaatTACAACAAAGCGAATTATTCTCATGTAAcaaatataaacaaatcaataaaaaacacaaaacaagAAGCTATCAAAAGAATTAACCTTGGCTAACTCGGAAAGCAAtttagttatgaaaaatatcaaatcaaacCTGTAGATAAAAGGCACAGACCCTACAAGACAAGATCATTATCGACAACTGCTCAAAAATGGCAAGGCTCCTGACTTCAAATGCAAAATCATTAACAAGTGATAATTTTACAGAGAGGATTATAATGACTTAGATACACATTCACAGGCCTCTTTCACTGCAAAATCATCATTGAACAATCTTTTTTTATTCACAGCACACCCTACTGATGCAGCACCCCCAACAATTCACTGATGTATCAAATTAGTAATGAAATAGAGCAGACAACACAATGGCATACCTTTAATTGCATCTGGATTGTATGATGTCCGGAATCTATCAACGAACGAAGCATAAAAGGGCTTTGCTTTTTGGGGCGGCATTGCCACATGAAAATCTGGCTTGTTACCCTTCAAAATTCCATACAATGTAAACTGACTCACTGAAACACCCAAACAGCATTAGAACTGTAAAATGCCACTCCACTTGTATATCATTTTTCTCCCTTCACTCTTTCATGATACTTGAAGCAATTTAGAACTATAACAAATTAGAAATTGGTGCTGcaaatctcaaaaaataaaaaaaaaaatcaatcatccAAAAACCTCATATGCCATCATATCCATCCGTTATTCATTAGAACCCCTTTTCCCCTTAACACAAATGAAAGGTCATAATCAATTTACGATACAAGCAACCAATTTGAACAAAAtctttaggaagaaaaaaaaattgcccaGATAAAATTGGTGTGATTCATGTCTGACATACCTAGTAGAACTCCGTAATTCTTCTGCACAACCTGCACATATCCACCAAAATTCAACGAATTCATAATTTCTCGACAACAATAACAATAGGTGGTAGAAAACAATTCAGAAGATGAAtataaagaaagggaaaattACGCTTTGGTCCCATGCTCTGCCAGTAGTCTCATTTGGGAACAACCTCATGTTCAACACCTTCCGACATCTGCAAAATTTAATCActcaaattcaaaaattcataatagaaatttaaatttaaagaaaaaaataaaaaataaaaaaaggttgaGAAATGAGACATGTAGTCTGCATCGGAGTCTGTGTCGGATTCGTGAACGCCGACGAGGACCAACAGACCCGGCCCTATCTCCGATACAATGCGCCCCTCCACCTGCAAATTGCAATTTTGCGCTGGTGATGTAGG of the Vitis vinifera cultivar Pinot Noir 40024 chromosome 10, ASM3070453v1 genome contains:
- the LOC100245146 gene encoding negative regulator of systemic acquired resistance SNI1; protein product: MESSSRSRSHAGSIEENTMAIIDAAGAKDTQDTNDDRMAFLEAVRASSIVPETGTAPTNKMFEAIFQILKVGKSLELIMASYQLLNELDKCFPRAYLSNVDKSNSSCTALLEPVVVKEAWSPFSLGSDATCGERQTANKNSGGPLDSSGFHLLIQNIVKVTDEMNSQALNIKSLGNMFLFQYLVNVLEGDFLPRNSMYKETMNWTLLRESLINMLLGSRKISYKGFIKDCLSLISRLCHVYAGFSHDPSCEENSAGKQHEKCDTAVAIAFLEVKNCTCISVQKLLVLIMELDMSKKKADMQGHTTRADGVRTPLVEIIIDELTYNEDILSPFLQVFNEPKWKLEIALQYFWKYISKPSVRTRRSNGPTEDATFGGLLKYFSNNTNTKNVIRKIGTEVAQLLLAHAFQAYLSLSSEQQSVKGISNSKEDASISSLEICKNMISAFNSFRGKDGHVEILPLGKEALFTAATILSTK
- the LOC100252068 gene encoding uncharacterized protein LOC100252068, with amino-acid sequence MNSVACPSCCSIIRTKHRSVSRRRAQVRAMRAIVQRVSSASVEVEGRIVSEIGPGLLVLVGVHESDTDSDADYICRKVLNMRLFPNETTGRAWDQSVVQKNYGVLLVSQFTLYGILKGNKPDFHVAMPPQKAKPFYASFVDRFRTSYNPDAIKDGVFGAMMKVNLVNDGPVTMQLDSSQPSKNAKDGMEEP